From the genome of Chroicocephalus ridibundus chromosome 1, bChrRid1.1, whole genome shotgun sequence, one region includes:
- the ATF7IP gene encoding activating transcription factor 7-interacting protein 1 isoform X2, whose amino-acid sequence MGARDAAPVQAAAAPRMRAGVLRPEVAAGGTRGRRRPPTPPVEGPSRGGVQGGFGVGLGPAGDPWDDLKAQGAGQRQAVVRLRSVLRIVRVKMDSTDEPQKKVFKARKTMRVSDRQQLEAVYKVKEELLKTTEVKLLNGKHENGDSDLNSPLSNTDCVEDKREVNGVVDLCVNSEEGRTASDEIIEAKSPESRAGNIVNDIEPKPPALSPENVTPEQDKGTALACEAENGVLGSNKDNFHEENNTKDHLDQRESDIPSDGGSKLTCDISASSEEKRETNDLTINSSSSSEEKRTEEVTVEDAVGEEIISSSMEADEEPKDKQDSSAGLSETTLQKTTDEPSEGILDNTDSMETDEIIPILEKLAPAEDELSCFSKSSLLPVDDTVPDLEEKIDNCLGSPSKQESNESLPKEAFLVLSDEEDPCDEKEECAEVILPNKSSLPEEVEEERRKESEEDKEEEAHKEEEKHPEKSEVSRRKRSKSEDMDSIHSKRRRYIAEDYEAELQVKITARKDVDQKLQKVIQRLLEEKLSALQCAVFDKTLADLKTRIEKVECNKRHKTVLTELQAKIARLTKRFGAAREDLKKRQENAPNAPLSPVKAASDTANTNNATYRNAGTVRQLLESKRNIGESTPATFQAPVNAVPASSLAAPPTVVSGHPKPQTPVTSTSSLTTTVLPAANTATVVGTNQVPSGSTQSVSVSLQSLPVILHVPVAVSSQPQLLQGHTGTLLTNQQSGNVEFISVQSSSTVGSLTKTTVSLASTNPTKPNNGPSVPSPGIQRNSPASAGSIGTTLAVQAVSTAHPVAQATRTSLPTVGTSGLYNATNSRAPLQMKIPLSAFSSTAPIEPPTITAPRVENQTSRPTTDTSANKRTAEGTTQLKQEETSSENKEAVEAAQTNFNFPEDVLFGLEEEEEDAKSIKNTHKQTGWAANLLKQWLAKNGKDPSFELVPVSELNDILREFYYTVRNHDGNTYSVASYKSMRAGLNRHLKMPPYNRQICLMKDKEFASANMVFVSVLKMLRMQGKDETHHHPPIAAEDLRKIKQSGVLGLHSPLALVNKVWFDLQLHFAKRGREILRDLAPDAFVVEKDKNGRRYAMFRYPGKGKNGEDPHKMGKMYDMPGDPNCPVFSLELYLSKLPPEPPAFYLHPLKLTSEQMQEQPVWYKREPMGVNYLGTMMPRISVAARLSQRYTNHSLRTTTIQLLCEAGLGPREIMAVTGHRSESAIRHYWGAAEVRYRAWSDIMENNSPNYLYSKIPNEAIKESLSGASTSSINHVVLEQSKILFPKKSVVPADTSSVTLVPEGHPSLKSKSPVLLNHSSSKVFLPKNMASGKIQGCCNEPVFIKRVIKQEPMT is encoded by the exons ggtcaaGATGGATAGCACAGATGAACCtcagaaaaaagtctttaaagcACGAAAAACAATGAGAGTAAGTGATCGACAGCAACTTGAAGCTGTTTATAAGGTTAAAGAGGAGCTGTTGAAGACAACTGAAGTTAAACTGTTAAATGGAAAGCATGAAAATGGAGATTCTGATTTAAATTCCCCTTTAAGCAATACAGACTGTGTGGAGGACAAGAGGGAAGTTAATGGAGTAGTGGACTTGTGTGTGAACTCTGAAGAAGGAAGAACAGCTTCTGATGAAATTATTGAAGCCAAAAGCCCTGAAAGTAGGGCAGGGAACATAGTCAATGACATAGAACCCAAACCTCCAGCGCTGTCTCCAGAGAATGTTACTCCTGAGCAAGATAAAGGTACTGCTTTAGCTTGTGAGGCTGAAAATGGTGTGCTTGGTAGCAATAAAGATAATTTccatgaagaaaataatacaaaagatCATTTGGACCAAAGAGAGAGTGACATCCCATCGGACGGTGGAAGTAAATTAACCTGTGATATTAGTGCCTCTtctgaagagaagagagaaacaaatgaCTTAACTATTAATTCCAGTTCATCTAGTGAGGAAAAGAGGACTGAAGAAGTAACTGTTGAAGATGCAGTTGGAGAAGAAATCATCTCTAGCAGTATGGAAGCTGACGAGGAACCAAAGGACAAACAAGACAGCTCTGCAGGTCTTTCAGAAACCACTCTTCAGAAGACAACAGATGAGCCAAGTGAAGGTATCTTGGACAACACTGACTCTATGGAAACAGATGAAATTATTCCAATTTTGGAAAAACTAGCCCCTGCTGAAGATGAACTGAGCTGTTTTTCTAAAAGTTCTCTGCTTCCAGTAGATGACACAGTCCCAGatttagaagagaaaatagaCAACTGTTTGGGTTCACCATCCAAGCAGGAAAGCAATGAAAGTCTTCCAAAAGAGGCTTTCTTAGTACTGTCTGATGAAGAGGATCCCTGTGACGAGAAGGAGGAATGTGCTGAAGTGATATTACCGAACAAGTCAAGTCTTCCAG aagaggtggaggaggaaagaagaaaggagagcgAGGAGGATAAAGAAGAAGAGGCCCACAAAGAAGAAGAGAAACACCCAGAGAAAA GTGAAGTGTCAAGGAGAAAACGTTCCAAATCTGAGGACATGGACAGCATTCATTCTAAACGTCGTCGGTACATAGCAGAAGATTATGAAGCAGAACTCCAAGTAAAAATTACAGCCAGAAAGGATGTCGACCAGAAATTACAAAAG GTTATCCAGAGACTGTTAGAAGAAAAACTTAGTGCTTTACAGTGTGCTGTATTTGACAAGACTCTCGCAGACTTGAAAACCCGAATAGAGAAAGTAGAATGTAACAAGAGGCATAAAACTGTGCTTACTGAACTACAG GCTAAAATTGCTCGATTGACAAAGCGGTTTGGAGCAGCCAGGGAGGACTTGAAGAAAAGACAGGAA aatgcacCAAATGCACCTCTGTCTCCAGTGAAAGCAGCAAGTGacactgcaaacacaaacaaTGCAACTTACCG GAATGCTGGCACAGTGAGGCAGTTGCTGGAGTCAAAGAGGAATATAGGAGAGAGCACACCAGCAACTTTTCAAGCCCCTGTGAATGCAG tGCCAGCTTCCAGTCTTGCTGCTCCTCCAACAGTTGTCAGTGGACATCCTAAACCTCAGACTCCAGTGACCTCCACCAGCTCTTTGACAACAACAGTTCTTCCTGCAGCTAACACAGCTACGGTTGTAGGCACTAACCAAGTGCCCAGTGGCAGCACTCAGTCAGTGTCTGTCTCATTGCAGTCTTTGCCTGTAATCTTGCATGTACCTGTTGCAGTGTCATCCCAGCCTCAGCTCCTGCAAGGCCACACAGGGACTTTGTTAACTAACCAACAGTCAGGCAACGTTGAATTTATATCCGTACAAAGCTCATCTACAGTTGGTAGCCTTACCAAAACTACAGTGTCTTTGGCATCAACTAACCCAACTAAACCAAATAACGGCCCGTCTGTGCCCAGTCCTGGTATTCAAAGGAACTCTCCAGCCAGTGCTGGATCAATAGGCACAACATTGGCTGTACAGGCTGTTTCCACTGCACATCCTGTTGCCCAGGCCACAAGGACTTCTTTGCCCACAGTGGGTACTTCAGGACTTTATAATGCTACCAACAGCCGAGCTCCCCTACAGATGAAGATTCCCCTCTCTGCATTTAGTAGTACAGCTCCCATTGAACCACCCACCATTACCGCACCCAGAGTTG AAAACCAGACAAGCAGGCCAACAACAGATACTTCGGCAAACAAGCGAACTGCTGAGGGAACAACACAG TTGAAACAGGAAGAGACTTCATCAGAAAATAAAGAAGCGGTAGAAGCAGCACAGACGAATTTTAACTTCCCCGAGGATGTCCTCTTTGgcttggaggaagaggaagaggatgctAAGAGCATCAAAAACACCCACAAGCAGACTGGCTGGGCAGCTAACCTATTAAAACAATGGCTGGCCAAAAATGGCAAGGATCCCAGCTTTGAATTGGTCCCAGTAAGTGAACTCAATGATATCTTAAGAGAGTTTTATTACACAGTGAGGAATCATGATGGAAATACCTACAGTGTGGCAAGCTACAAGTCAATGCGTGCTGGCTTAAACCGGCATCTCAAAATGCCACCTTATAATCGCCAGATTTGCTTAATGAAGGACAAAGAGTTTGCTAGTGCAAACATGGTATTTGTGAGCGTGCTGAAGATGCTGCGCATGCAGGGGAAGGATGAGACTCACCACCATCCTCCTATAGCTGCTGAGGACTTGCGTAAGATTAAACAATCCGGTGTGCTGGGATTGCACAGCCCGCTGGCACTCGTCAACAAGGTGTGGTTTGATTTGCAATTGCATTTTGCCAAACGAGGGAGGGAAATTTTAAGAGATCTGGCTCCAGATGCTTTTGTTGTTGAGAAGGACAAGAACGGGCGTCGATATGCTATGTTTAGGTATcctggcaaaggaaaaaatggagaagatcCTCATAAAATGGGTAAAATGTATGATATGCCAGGGGACCCAAACTGTCCTGTCTTTTCCTTGGAGCTTTATTTGTCTAAGTTGCCTCCAGAGCCCCCTGCCTTTTACCTGCATCCTTTAAAGCTAACGTCAGAGCAAATGCAAGAACAGCCCGTCTGGTACAAAAGAGAACCGATGGGTGTGAACTACTTAGGTACCATGATGCCCAGGATAAGTGTGGCAGCCAGGCTCTCTCAACGATATACCAATCATTCGCTCCGAACTACCACCATCCAGCTACTGTGCGAAGCAGGACTGGGGCCTAGAGAAATAATGGCAGTGACGGGCCATCGCTCCGAGTCTGCTATTAGACACTACTGGGGAGCTGCGGAAGTTCGCTACAGGGCTTGGTCAGATATAATGGAGAATAACTCCCCCAATTACCTATATAGCAAGATCCCAAATGAAGCGATAAAAGAATCGCTATCTGGTGCCTCCACCTCTTCTATAAACCATGTTGTTCTAGaacaaagcaaaattttattCCCTAAGAAATCTGTGGTGCCAGCTGACACCAGTTCTGTGACTTTAGTCCCTGAGGGACACCCATCTCTGAAATCCAAAAGCCCTGTCTTGTTGAACCACAGTTCTTCCAAGGTGTTTCTCCCCAAGAACATGGCCAGTGGGAAGATTCAAGGCTGTTGTAACGAACCTGTCTTTATAAAGCGTGTGATAAAACAAGAACCAATGACTTGA